The Thermococcus sp. DNA segment TATCGGCGAAAAGACCGGAAAGGGGAGTGTTGTTTTGAGGCAGACCGAGTTCTTCTTCAAGCTCCTAGAAGAGAACGGGATAAAGACGCACTTCATTGGGAGGATTGACGAGAGGAAGGCCCGCTTTTTGAAGGCTGAAAAGATACCGCTTGAGGTTATCTACCGCGAACTCGCCTACGGGAGCTTCCTGAGGAGATACGGAGGCTGGGTGAAACCGTTCCAGCCTTTGGGAATAGTCGAGTTCACCCTGAAGGATGACCGCCTCGACGACCCGCTGATAGCTGAAGATGCAGTAGTCGCCCTCGGGATCGCGAACAGGGAAGAGGTCAAGAATATGAAGGAAACGACAAGAAAGGTGGCAGGAATCCTGAGGGAGTTCTTCTCCTCAAAGGGCCTTCGGCTGGTTGACTTCAAACTTGAGTTCGGCAGGCTGAACGGAGAGCTTCTAGTCATAGACGAGCTGAGCGGAGACACGATGCGCGTTGCTAAAGATGGGAGGATTCTAACCCGGGAAGAACTGCTGGAGGTGATTGGATGATAATCTCGACGATAGCTTCCCATTCCTCCCTTCAGATTCTCCTCGGAGCCAAGGACGAGGGCTTTAGGACGAGGCTCTACGTGAAGCCCGGGAGAAAGGCCTTCTACGCCTCCACGAGGCTCGCGGACGAGCTTTTGATAAGGGAGGATATGAGCGCGGTTCTCAACGACAAAGGGATAGTGGTTCCTCACGGCTCCTTCGTGGCTTATCTCGGCATTGACGCAATAGAAAGGGCTAATGCAAGGTTCTTCGGCAACAGGCGCTTCCTCAAGTGGGAGACAACCTTTGAGCTTCAAGATAAGGCCCTCGACAAAGCTGGAATACCACGCGTTGAGGTTGTCGAGCCTGAAGAGGTTAAGCCGAACGAGCTTTACTTCGTCCGCCTTGAGGGGCCGAGGGGCGGTAGCGGACACTTCATCGCCAAAGGAGAAGAGCTTGAGGAAAGGCTGGAGGGCGTTGATGGCAACTACCGTGTGGAGCGCTTCATCCCCGGCGTTTACCTCTACGCCCATTTCTTCCACTCGCCGATTTTGGAACGGCTCGAACTGCTCGGCGTTGACGAGCGGGTGGTTATAGCGGACGGAAACGC contains these protein-coding regions:
- a CDS encoding phosphoribosylaminoimidazolesuccinocarboxamide synthase, yielding MRLLYSGKTKDVYEDGPYLIFHFKDTVLGREGKEDSGSNEVIGEKTGKGSVVLRQTEFFFKLLEENGIKTHFIGRIDERKARFLKAEKIPLEVIYRELAYGSFLRRYGGWVKPFQPLGIVEFTLKDDRLDDPLIAEDAVVALGIANREEVKNMKETTRKVAGILREFFSSKGLRLVDFKLEFGRLNGELLVIDELSGDTMRVAKDGRILTREELLEVIG
- a CDS encoding formate--phosphoribosylaminoimidazolecarboxamide ligase, which produces MIISTIASHSSLQILLGAKDEGFRTRLYVKPGRKAFYASTRLADELLIREDMSAVLNDKGIVVPHGSFVAYLGIDAIERANARFFGNRRFLKWETTFELQDKALDKAGIPRVEVVEPEEVKPNELYFVRLEGPRGGSGHFIAKGEELEERLEGVDGNYRVERFIPGVYLYAHFFHSPILERLELLGVDERVVIADGNARWPVKPLSYTITGNVGVALRESLLPRLYDYGLAFVEAMQKLEPPGIIGPFALHFDYDGEFRAIGFASRIDGGSNALHWYGRLYWEEPMSVGRRIAREIRLALEEDRLGEVVA